Part of the Paenibacillus guangzhouensis genome is shown below.
TGCGAACCTAAACGTTTCTTCGCATCCTATTCTGATCGTTCCATCAGAACGTTGGCAGGCACTTATTTCAATGAATTAAGTTTTCATACGATTCCTTTACAAGAGGGGAAACCGCATTTTCAGGCGCTCATTTTACAAAAATAAAATATAAAAGACCGTCGGTCTGAGGCAAGAGGCCCGTTGGTGGCCCCGCTTTTTCTATCATTGAAGATGAATTGTTAGAGCGGGGCGCATAATTATCTCTAGCTTTTTTACGTTGATCGGTCAGCTCTTTCGCCTCTGTAACACTGAGTAAAGAAACAACTTTGTCCTCCGTATTTACACTACCCTCCCCGTTGTCAGCGCAATGCGTAGACTTGATGATTTTCTTCTCGGAATCATTAAACGCGGCCTGATAAATTTCATCGTTCAGCCACTTTCGCAAATCACAGTCACGCCATGTAATATCGACATATTCACCGTGATACCGCCTGCAGTCCATAATATACTCGCTCAGAATGAACAGTTCTTTACCCGAATTTTGCAGTACAGGTCTA
Proteins encoded:
- a CDS encoding DUF6273 domain-containing protein: MSGRPVLQNSGKELFILSEYIMDCRRYHGEYVDITWRDCDLRKWLNDEIYQAAFNDSEKKIIKSTHCADNGEGSVNTEDKVVSLLSVTEAKELTDQRKKARDNYAPRSNNSSSMIEKAGPPTGLLPQTDGLLYFIFVK